The nucleotide sequence GAAATGCCCATTTTGAATGGACAATACCGAGGGAATTGAAAACTGGAAACTTCGTTTTCAGACCCGTAGAGACTACACGTTAGCCCTTAAATCATTACCTCGTAATGATTGGGAAGATATAGTCCGTCCCATGTAGTAATACATGAAAAGGAGCGTGAGACAGGTTGGTCTCCTATCTGCTGCAGGCGTTGATTCTTGAGAAGATTTGCTCCTAGTACGAGAGGACCGGAGTGAACTGACCTCTGGTGTACCAGCTGTCGTGCCAACGGCACCGCTGGGTAGCTATGTCGGGAATGGATAACCGCTGAAAGCATCTAAGCGGGAAGCCAACTTCAAGATTAGGAATCGTTTGAGACCCCTAGGAGATGACTAGGTTGATAGGCTCTAGGTGTACGCACAGTAATGTGTTTAGCCGAGGAGTACTAATTCGTCAACTCCTGTTAGGAAATGTGAAAATCGCACAATGTTTGTTTCTTTTGTATTGTACCTGCATTAATTGAATACTGTATTCTGGTGGTTTGGCGGCAGGGTAATACCTGTTCTCATTCCGAACACAGAAGTTAAGTCTGCTAGCGCCGATGATACTCTTTTGGGGGAAAGTAGGTAGCCGCCAGAATACAGTATTTAATAAAATTTCTAATCGGTGGCACAGAAGTTTCCACTAAAGACGGTTTCGCCTTTGGCGGAAAGTATCTTGAATATATTGTTCTGGTGATTCATCGGTGGAGCAACACTTGTTCTCATTCTAAACACAGCAATTAAGCCCACTTGAGGCGATGGTACTCAAAATGGGAGAGTAGCTAGTCTGCCAGAACAAAGAACTCAACCAAAAACCTCGTCGTATCTTCGACGGCGGTTTTTTGATATTATTTAACAAAGCAAGGAACGAGCATGAGGCGAGCGACTATGCTTTGATAAACCCTGTTAAATACGGCTTTGCCATTCCCGCTGGGGGATGTAATTGGGTAATGATTTTGTGACGCGTATTTTCGCGTTACTCAAATACACTAACGAAATCTATCATGTCATGGGCTAGCAGAAGAAGAACATTCTACACAAGCATTATTATATTAGGTCTTACGGTAATCATAGGTATTCCATTGTTTTTCCTGTTGTATGAGGAACCTACTTGTTTTGATAACAAGGAAAATCAAGACGAAGTTGGAATAGACTGCGGTGGTGTGTGTGAACTGTTGTGCCAGTCACAAGTGATTCAACCTACAATTCTCTGGAGTAGGGCGGTTGCAGTAACCGATGGAGTATATAATGCAGTCGCCTATGTGGAAAATCCCAATTTTGATATTGGTACTAATGCAATCGTCTACCTTTTTAAACTGTTTGATGAAGACAATATTTTGATTGCAGAGCGAAAAGGCGTTACATTTATTGCCCCGAATAGTATCCTCTCTGTATTTGAAGGAGGGATCATTACAGGGGAACGTGTCCCTAAACGTACTTTTTTTGAATTTCAAGGGTCACCTAAGTGGTTTAAAATGCACAATCCGGCAATTTCACTTATCGTTGAGAACAGGGTTCTCTCAGGAGCGGAAACACTGCCAAAAATTGAAGCAGAGATACGAAATAGCTCCACACAGGACATTTCTGATATTGAAATTATCGTTATTGTATTTGATGAGAATGGCAACGCGATTGCTGCATCTAAAACATCAGTAGAGCAACTACGAAGGGGTACATCAAGCGATATTGTATTTACTTGGCCTAAACCATTTTCGGTCAAAGTGGGCAAAATAGAAATTATAACGCTTACTCCACCACTTAAACAATAGCATAGTGTTTCCATGTTGGAGTTTATACAAAATATATTGCATAGAGGTACTAAATCTCATACACAGCATCTATTCGGGCATATCGATTGGACACTTTTTGGTTCGGCAGTACTGCTGTCGCTTGCCGGACTTGCAACCATGAACTCTTTTGCCCCGGAGAACTATTTTTTTGAAAAACAAATTCTCTGGCTCTCAATTGGCATCATACTTTTTTTTGCATTGAGTCTTGTAGATTTTCGGTTTCTTCGAAAGACAGGAATCATCATGATTCTTTTTGCTGCATCTGCTTTCATTCTTTTTCTGTTGTTTGTATTTGGTGAAATCACCAAAGGAGCGCAGAGCTGGTTTGACTTTGGTTCATTCGCTTTTCAACCATCCGACCCGGTAAAATTGGTCATGATACTTCTGTTGGCGAAGTACTTTTCACGGCGACATGTGGAAATTGCACATGTGCGTCACATACTAATTTCCGGGCTGTATACATTAGTGTTATTTCTTCTCGTGTTCCTCCAGCCGGACTTTGGTTCAGCAATTATTATTGGTCTCATCTGGCTTGGTATGGTGCTTGTTTCAGGCATTTCAAAAAAACATCTTATGACAGTGTTTTTAATAGGAATGATATCATTTGCAGGATTATGGGGTTATGTGTTTGCCGACTATCAGAAACAACGAATTATCACTTTTATACATCCATTGACTGATTTGCAAGGGGCTGGATACAATGCGTACCAATCCACCATTGCAGTCGGCTCAGGGCAGATTCTTGGCAAGGGAGTTGGTTATGGAACACAGTCGAAATTACAATTTCTACCAGAGTATGAAACAGACTTCATTTTTGCTGCATTTGCTGAGGAGTGGGGATTTGTTGGTGTGGTGCTCCTGTTTATATTATTTGGAATAATGATACGTAGAGTCCTGATTAATGCCACAACCGGCGCGACGAATTTTGAAATTTTATTTGGAGTTGGTCTTGCGATAATGTTTATGAGTCACTTTACCATTCATGTTGGTATGAATATAGGACTCCTACCGGTAACTGGCACCACCATACCGTTTATGAGCTACGGCGGGTCGCATCTGATAACCGAATTTATAGGACTCGGCATGTTAATGGGCATGCGTCGCTACTCACGTGCGATACATAAAGATGATATCAGAAAAGAATTTTTGGGAGTGTAGGGGGTTTTATCGTTTACACAGTATTATAACAATATCGTCCCCATCTCCATAGTCTTGGGTCTTGTTGGGTCCGTACGATTGAATAACTGCAGAATTAAGACCATCATCGGCTACCCCACCACATCCAAGAGTGGCGGCGCCGCATTGATAATCACCATCAAACAGGTAAAATGTTCCCCACGGATCAGGTGTGGCGGGGGTTAGGTAAGGTCCGTCCCAGTTTGGGAAATTACCATCAGTTGCTACTATACCAGCTCGAGCATCATCTATAAATAATTCATCACCGGTACCGCATGCTGAAGTTGGTTTAGTACTACCCCATGCGGGGTATCCAGCAGTATCATTCACTAGAAACGAAATTGCTTTTTCAATTTCACTGAGTTGATTTTGAGCACCTGCTATTTTTGCTTTTTCTCGTGCGGTATTTAAACTCGTCAAGACGACCGATGAAAGCATACCGATAATAGCAATAACCACCAAAAGCTCTATAAGAGTGAAGCCCCGTGTGCTGTTTTTTATAAGTGTAGTCATATTATGTATCTGACGGAGTGTAACCTCTTAGGGGGTCTATTAGAGCCTCCTGCGGAACATCAGCGCCACTCAGCCCACTGAAGAATATTAAAAAAGTGGCAATAAGAGCGAGGACAGCAATCCCCAGTAACATATATGTTGCCTGTTTCTGATTGCTTGCTATTTTGGTTTTAAGTATCCATCGTATGAGTATCGGTACTTGACCGCTCGACCCAACATAACCGGAGGGCACATTGTTTTGTTCTTCGTTGAACTCTACTTTTTCTTGTTCTTTCATAGTATGTTTTATTATCGGATTGTTTTATAGAGTTGTAAAGTCTCTTTTAACATTTGTTCAAGAGTGAATTCTTCTTTCACTTTTTTCTTTAACATATTTCCCAACTGCATTCTTTTTTCCTTATTTTCTATAAGATACATTAATGCTTTTTCTATTTCTTCTACATTTTTGGGCTGGACAAGAAGTCCCGATTTTTTATCTTCAATAATTTCCGGAATTCCACCGACATTACTTGCAACAACAGGCAAACCTGCCATTCCCGCTTCAAGGAGTACATAACCCAATGATTCTGAAATTGAAGTTAAAGTCAATATATCAAAGGCTTTCAAACACTCCCCAGCATTATCAATATGTCCAAGCAATAATATGTTTTTGTTTAAATTGTTTTTCGCTATAAGTTTCTCTAGAGATTGCTTTTCTTCTCCTTCTCCAATAATTATAAATATTATGTTTTTATTTCTTTTTATAATATTGATTATTGCCTCTATCGCATAAGTTAATCCTTTTATTTTGTGAAGTTCAGAAATAGTTCCTACCCATACCTTTTCAGTATTATTTTTCATAAGTTTTTCTTGTGCTTCATGTCTATCTTTTAATATCATGGTAGGTATACCGTTATGTATGACAAATATTTTTTTTGAAACAAGAGGGAAATGAGCTATTTGTTTTTTCAAATCATTAGAATTGGTAATTGTAATATGGGTAAGTGTTACTGTAA is from Patescibacteria group bacterium and encodes:
- a CDS encoding rod shape-determining protein RodA, translating into MLEFIQNILHRGTKSHTQHLFGHIDWTLFGSAVLLSLAGLATMNSFAPENYFFEKQILWLSIGIILFFALSLVDFRFLRKTGIIMILFAASAFILFLLFVFGEITKGAQSWFDFGSFAFQPSDPVKLVMILLLAKYFSRRHVEIAHVRHILISGLYTLVLFLLVFLQPDFGSAIIIGLIWLGMVLVSGISKKHLMTVFLIGMISFAGLWGYVFADYQKQRIITFIHPLTDLQGAGYNAYQSTIAVGSGQILGKGVGYGTQSKLQFLPEYETDFIFAAFAEEWGFVGVVLLFILFGIMIRRVLINATTGATNFEILFGVGLAIMFMSHFTIHVGMNIGLLPVTGTTIPFMSYGGSHLITEFIGLGMLMGMRRYSRAIHKDDIRKEFLGV
- a CDS encoding prepilin-type N-terminal cleavage/methylation domain-containing protein, yielding MTTLIKNSTRGFTLIELLVVIAIIGMLSSVVLTSLNTAREKAKIAGAQNQLSEIEKAISFLVNDTAGYPAWGSTKPTSACGTGDELFIDDARAGIVATDGNFPNWDGPYLTPATPDPWGTFYLFDGDYQCGAATLGCGGVADDGLNSAVIQSYGPNKTQDYGDGDDIVIILCKR
- a CDS encoding glycosyltransferase, which codes for MKDKQKILYVITKSNWGGAQRYVYDLATNLPKDNFEVVVAHGGNGVLKTKLTEKNIRTVSIESLKRDVQIFGELANFFALIKILKNEKPDVLHLNSSKAGGLGALAGRVMNVKKIIFTVHGWAFNENRNIFEKKIIEFLHWITVTLTHITITNSNDLKKQIAHFPLVSKKIFVIHNGIPTMILKDRHEAQEKLMKNNTEKVWVGTISELHKIKGLTYAIEAIINIIKRNKNIIFIIIGEGEEKQSLEKLIAKNNLNKNILLLGHIDNAGECLKAFDILTLTSISESLGYVLLEAGMAGLPVVASNVGGIPEIIEDKKSGLLVQPKNVEEIEKALMYLIENKEKRMQLGNMLKKKVKEEFTLEQMLKETLQLYKTIR